The following are encoded in a window of Corynebacterium argentoratense DSM 44202 genomic DNA:
- a CDS encoding acyl-CoA carboxylase subunit beta: MTTEPTMEERLDALAKAKHDVELGGGEAKLDKQRSKGKMTARERIEALVDAGTFQETGMFAKHRTTHFGMDKAVAPADGVVTGSGAVFGRPVHIASQDFTVMGGSAGETQSNKVAAMMQASATTGTPFVFINDSGGARVQEGIDSLSGYGKVFYNNVLLSGLVPQVSIIAGPCAGGAAYSPALTDFIIQTRKAQMFITGPGVIKSVTGEDVTAEQLGGADAHMAKAGNIHFIADDDEQAVLIAQKLLSFLPQNNTEEPPIVDPEEIVEPDPALRDIVPVDGKKGYDVREIIALIVDRGDFLEVKAGFAPNIVTGFARVVGRTVGVIANQPNVMSGVLDINSSDKGSEFIRFCNAFNIPLVTLVDVPGFMPGVTQEHGGIIRHGAKMLYAYSAASVPKITVVLRKSYGGAYLAMCSKDLGADKVFAWPTAEIAVMGAEGAVNVVFRKEIEAAEDKEAKRAELIQLYKETFSTPFMAASRGLVDDIIDPADTRREIAMALELLANKRVSRPAKKHGLGPV, encoded by the coding sequence ATGACTACAGAACCCACAATGGAGGAGCGCCTCGACGCTCTGGCCAAGGCGAAGCACGACGTTGAGCTAGGCGGTGGTGAGGCGAAGCTCGATAAGCAACGCTCAAAAGGGAAGATGACAGCCCGAGAGCGCATCGAAGCGCTTGTTGATGCCGGTACTTTCCAGGAAACCGGAATGTTCGCCAAGCACCGCACCACCCACTTCGGAATGGATAAGGCTGTTGCTCCCGCCGATGGTGTGGTCACCGGTTCCGGCGCTGTGTTTGGTCGCCCCGTGCACATTGCTTCCCAGGACTTTACCGTCATGGGTGGCTCCGCGGGTGAGACCCAGTCCAACAAGGTAGCCGCCATGATGCAGGCTTCTGCCACCACGGGTACGCCGTTTGTGTTCATCAACGATTCTGGTGGAGCCCGCGTGCAGGAGGGCATTGATTCCCTCTCTGGTTACGGCAAGGTGTTCTACAACAATGTGTTGCTGTCCGGCCTGGTGCCCCAGGTGTCTATCATCGCTGGCCCCTGCGCAGGTGGCGCGGCATATTCCCCCGCGTTGACCGACTTCATCATCCAAACACGCAAGGCTCAGATGTTTATTACTGGCCCCGGCGTGATCAAGTCTGTGACCGGTGAGGACGTCACCGCAGAGCAGTTGGGTGGAGCAGATGCCCACATGGCGAAGGCCGGCAACATCCACTTCATCGCCGATGACGATGAGCAGGCCGTGCTCATTGCACAGAAGCTGTTGAGCTTCCTGCCGCAGAACAACACTGAAGAACCTCCGATCGTCGATCCTGAAGAAATCGTCGAGCCCGACCCAGCATTGCGTGACATTGTTCCGGTCGACGGCAAGAAGGGCTACGATGTCCGCGAAATCATCGCGCTCATCGTCGACCGCGGGGACTTCCTCGAAGTCAAGGCTGGCTTCGCACCAAATATTGTGACCGGTTTCGCCCGAGTGGTCGGCCGCACGGTCGGCGTCATCGCCAACCAGCCCAACGTGATGTCCGGTGTATTGGATATCAACTCTTCCGACAAGGGCAGCGAGTTCATCCGCTTCTGCAATGCCTTCAACATCCCACTGGTCACCCTCGTCGACGTGCCCGGTTTCATGCCGGGCGTGACCCAGGAACACGGCGGCATTATCCGACACGGCGCCAAGATGCTCTATGCGTACTCGGCTGCTTCCGTTCCGAAGATCACGGTCGTGCTGCGGAAGTCTTACGGTGGCGCATACCTAGCCATGTGCTCGAAGGACTTGGGCGCGGATAAGGTCTTCGCATGGCCGACCGCAGAGATCGCCGTCATGGGTGCCGAAGGTGCCGTCAACGTCGTTTTCCGCAAGGAGATCGAAGCAGCGGAGGATAAGGAAGCTAAGCGTGCCGAGCTAATCCAGCTGTACAAGGAGACCTTCTCAACTCCGTTCATGGCCGCCTCTCGCGGACTGGTCGACGACATCATTGACCCAGCGGATACTCGTCGCGAGATTGCGATGGCCCTGGAGCTTCTGGCGAACAAGCGCGTCTCGCGTCCCGCCAAGAAGCACGGACTCGGCCCGGTGTAA
- a CDS encoding biotin/lipoyl-containing protein, with product MKLKVTVNGIAYSVDVEVEEETRQLGSIVFGSSPTNTPAAPTTASVQGVSANAIAAPLAGSVSKVLVAEGDAIEAGQVLLVLEAMKMETEITAPKAGTVGAIHVSEGDAVQGGQGLIEIDD from the coding sequence ATGAAACTTAAGGTGACCGTCAACGGTATTGCCTACTCCGTCGACGTCGAGGTGGAGGAAGAGACCCGCCAGCTCGGTTCGATTGTGTTCGGCTCTAGCCCGACCAACACTCCCGCAGCCCCGACGACCGCGTCCGTCCAGGGCGTGTCTGCAAACGCTATCGCAGCCCCCCTTGCGGGCTCCGTATCCAAGGTGCTTGTTGCAGAGGGCGACGCCATTGAGGCAGGTCAAGTCCTGCTCGTGCTGGAAGCCATGAAAATGGAAACGGAAATTACCGCGCCGAAGGCCGGCACCGTCGGTGCTATCCACGTGTCCGAGGGCGATGCGGTTCAAGGCGGACAGGGCCTCATTGAAATCGATGACTAA
- a CDS encoding S1 family peptidase, giving the protein MPSFSLRPAITVLGACLLVSLPATSAFADEAPADAASPIIPNNTANTVVNTDAAVAAGTVVETALPSNFFTATPVDALFNDINRQVGQQVADANAQLKAATEQFNAQFGTQVVAPSIQAPVLPVAEPAKLNGPDYTWTTDPHAQLMAMKPGAVLHRVEGSMFHAPDIPQESLDAEAQGYSLYGPGTPIYVGEKGFCTLAFAGYDAAGNKVGVTAAHCGQVGEKVLSADSYNLGPSGQIVARVPEKDYALIRFDDNAKITGTYNGVHVSEVGGAPLAPGEVVAKHGVATGTTYGVSLSNAEGLNISQLCAMNGDSGAPLLQGSKVVGMVSGGLIPGAPCTTPWQGPLFSPTLSTRIDRVVADLDARQGIGAGFTPAA; this is encoded by the coding sequence ATGCCGTCCTTTTCTCTACGCCCCGCCATCACCGTGTTGGGGGCTTGCCTTCTCGTGTCCCTGCCCGCCACCTCAGCCTTTGCCGATGAAGCCCCGGCCGACGCGGCGTCGCCAATTATTCCCAACAACACCGCGAACACTGTCGTAAATACTGACGCCGCGGTAGCTGCCGGCACGGTCGTGGAAACTGCCCTGCCCAGTAACTTCTTCACGGCGACCCCGGTCGACGCATTGTTTAACGACATCAATCGGCAGGTTGGTCAGCAGGTTGCGGACGCTAATGCGCAGCTGAAGGCTGCAACGGAACAGTTCAATGCGCAGTTCGGCACCCAGGTTGTGGCCCCCAGCATTCAGGCCCCGGTGCTGCCGGTCGCCGAGCCCGCGAAGCTTAACGGGCCGGACTACACCTGGACTACTGATCCCCACGCACAGCTGATGGCGATGAAGCCCGGCGCCGTGCTTCACCGTGTCGAGGGCAGCATGTTCCACGCCCCGGATATCCCGCAAGAATCCCTTGACGCGGAAGCGCAAGGCTATTCCCTCTATGGTCCCGGAACCCCGATCTATGTGGGCGAAAAGGGTTTCTGCACACTCGCCTTCGCAGGTTATGACGCCGCGGGAAACAAGGTTGGCGTGACCGCTGCGCACTGCGGCCAGGTGGGGGAGAAAGTCCTGTCGGCTGACTCCTACAACCTGGGGCCCAGTGGGCAGATCGTCGCCCGAGTGCCGGAAAAGGACTATGCGCTGATCCGCTTCGACGACAACGCCAAGATCACGGGCACCTACAACGGCGTGCACGTCTCTGAGGTCGGCGGCGCCCCATTGGCGCCGGGCGAGGTTGTCGCCAAGCATGGTGTCGCAACCGGCACCACCTACGGGGTCAGTCTGAGCAACGCAGAAGGCTTGAACATTTCCCAGCTGTGCGCCATGAATGGTGACTCTGGTGCGCCGCTGTTGCAGGGCAGCAAGGTTGTTGGCATGGTCTCCGGTGGGCTGATCCCCGGAGCGCCCTGCACCACCCCATGGCAAGGTCCGCTGTTCTCCCCGACCTTGTCCACGCGCATCGACCGAGTGGTCGCCGACTTGGATGCCCGCCAAGGCATTGGCGCGGGATTCACCCCCGCAGCGTAG
- the hisN gene encoding histidinol-phosphatase, which translates to MPTASSSTGASGGAYAAELALALKLADVADAVTFPRFQASDLSVDTKPDMTPVSDADLACERALRTELQRLCPDDEVLGEEFGGTASFSGRQWVIDPIDATKNYVRGVPVWATLIALLVDGKPVVGVVSAPALGRRWWASAGDGAFRQALGKPAEKISVSKVARIEDASVSFSSLDGWRDCGKLDAFLQLSDVTWRLRGFGDFYSYCLVAEGAVDVGLEPEVSLWDLAPLAILVEEAGGTFTNVAGAPGPHGGSAVATNGALHDAVLRTLNT; encoded by the coding sequence ATGCCGACAGCATCTAGTAGCACTGGGGCATCCGGCGGCGCGTACGCTGCTGAGCTTGCGCTCGCGTTGAAGCTTGCTGACGTCGCGGATGCTGTGACGTTTCCAAGGTTTCAGGCCTCTGACCTGTCTGTCGACACAAAGCCAGACATGACTCCTGTGTCAGACGCGGACTTGGCCTGCGAGCGGGCATTGCGCACTGAGCTACAGCGGCTCTGCCCCGATGATGAGGTCCTCGGTGAGGAATTCGGCGGGACCGCGTCTTTTTCTGGCCGCCAGTGGGTGATTGACCCGATTGATGCGACGAAGAACTACGTTCGTGGAGTCCCGGTGTGGGCCACCCTCATCGCGCTCCTCGTTGATGGAAAGCCAGTCGTGGGTGTTGTATCGGCCCCTGCGTTGGGCCGCCGCTGGTGGGCGTCTGCGGGCGATGGCGCGTTCAGACAGGCGTTGGGTAAGCCCGCGGAGAAGATTTCTGTGTCTAAGGTTGCCCGCATCGAGGACGCTTCTGTGTCCTTTTCCTCCCTCGATGGGTGGCGCGACTGCGGCAAGCTCGATGCCTTCCTGCAGCTCAGCGACGTCACCTGGCGTTTGCGCGGTTTTGGTGACTTTTATTCTTACTGCTTGGTGGCTGAGGGCGCCGTTGATGTGGGGTTGGAGCCGGAGGTGTCCTTGTGGGACCTCGCTCCCCTAGCGATCCTCGTTGAGGAGGCCGGCGGCACCTTCACCAATGTCGCCGGCGCACCCGGACCCCATGGTGGTTCAGCTGTCGCGACTAACGGCGCCCTTCATGACGCCGTGTTGCGCACTCTGAACACTTAA
- a CDS encoding inositol monophosphatase family protein — protein MTKGTAAANPPNMEEMIDALTKTFVISHETDSDEHLAQALVFNAGRLAWRLRSSVDLKAEQKTNVTDVVTVADRAAERFVAGVLAQLRPEDGLLGEEGASSDSSSGRRWVIDPIDGTWNFTSGSDYFCSALALVEDDNPIFGAVHRPAMGYTWFGGPGLPTTRDGQPVPRLDKAPMSQLCLGTYLHPTRFGEPVKKTWEQVISNFGTVRMLGSASIDLGSVADGTLGAWLQHSVAEWDWQPGRALVEGAGGSTARVGKWCIAGNSQVVKEMAEVLNNADSI, from the coding sequence ATGACTAAGGGCACTGCCGCGGCGAATCCTCCGAATATGGAGGAGATGATCGACGCTTTAACCAAGACGTTTGTCATTTCTCACGAGACTGATTCCGATGAGCATTTGGCTCAGGCGTTGGTCTTCAACGCTGGGCGTCTGGCGTGGCGCCTGCGTAGCTCTGTGGATTTAAAGGCCGAGCAGAAGACGAATGTTACTGACGTCGTGACGGTCGCTGACCGTGCTGCGGAGCGCTTCGTTGCAGGTGTCCTGGCGCAGCTTCGGCCTGAAGACGGTCTGCTGGGTGAAGAGGGGGCTTCCAGTGATTCTTCTTCTGGTCGCCGTTGGGTAATTGATCCGATCGATGGCACGTGGAATTTCACCTCGGGCAGTGATTATTTCTGCTCGGCGCTTGCTCTCGTAGAAGACGACAATCCTATCTTTGGGGCGGTGCATCGTCCGGCGATGGGATACACGTGGTTCGGCGGTCCGGGTCTTCCCACCACGAGGGATGGGCAACCCGTGCCTCGTTTGGACAAGGCTCCCATGAGTCAGTTGTGTTTGGGCACGTACCTGCACCCGACGCGTTTCGGAGAACCCGTGAAAAAGACGTGGGAGCAGGTGATTAGCAATTTCGGCACCGTCCGCATGTTGGGTAGTGCTTCGATCGATCTTGGGTCGGTTGCCGATGGCACTCTGGGGGCGTGGCTGCAGCACAGTGTAGCGGAGTGGGACTGGCAGCCGGGGCGTGCTCTAGTGGAGGGCGCCGGTGGTTCGACTGCTCGAGTGGGTAAATGGTGTATCGCTGGAAATAGCCAGGTTGTGAAAGAAATGGCGGAGGTTTTGAACAATGCCGACAGCATCTAG
- the prfB gene encoding peptide chain release factor 2, producing MQPEVSSAIANLDATLTTIEKVLDPATLDEEVRELEAKASDPSLWDNPETAQQVTSALSQKQGTLRKLADLRQRIEDLPVMYELAEEEGEGPELADAELEELRAAIDSLEVTTMLSGEYDAREAVINIRSGAGGVDAADWAEMLMRMYVRWAEKKGHKVEVYDVSYAEEAGIKSATFVVHGEYMYGQLSVEQGAHRLVRISPFDNQGRRQTSFAEVEVLPVVEQTDHIDIPDSEIRVDVYRSSGPGGQSVNTTDSAVRLTHIPTGIVVTCQNEKSQIQNKASALRVLQAKLLERKRQEERAELDALGAGGNASWGNQMRSYVLHPYQMVKDLRTNYEVGDPSKVLDGDIDGFLEAGIRWRMAEAD from the coding sequence GTGCAACCCGAAGTAAGCTCCGCCATCGCCAACCTCGATGCGACCCTCACCACCATCGAGAAGGTCCTCGATCCCGCCACCCTGGATGAGGAAGTCCGAGAGCTCGAAGCCAAAGCCTCCGACCCCAGCCTGTGGGACAATCCCGAGACCGCGCAGCAGGTGACCTCCGCACTGTCCCAAAAACAAGGCACTCTCCGCAAGCTCGCTGACCTGCGTCAACGCATCGAAGACCTGCCGGTTATGTATGAACTGGCAGAGGAGGAAGGCGAGGGGCCAGAGCTGGCTGACGCCGAACTCGAAGAGCTACGCGCTGCTATCGATTCCCTCGAAGTCACCACCATGCTCTCTGGGGAATACGATGCTCGCGAAGCTGTTATCAATATCCGTTCCGGAGCCGGTGGCGTCGATGCCGCGGACTGGGCGGAGATGCTCATGCGCATGTACGTGCGGTGGGCAGAAAAGAAAGGGCACAAGGTCGAGGTTTACGACGTGTCCTACGCCGAAGAAGCGGGCATCAAATCCGCGACATTTGTGGTGCACGGCGAATACATGTACGGACAGTTGTCGGTCGAACAGGGAGCCCACCGCCTCGTGCGCATCAGCCCCTTCGACAATCAAGGGCGCCGTCAGACCTCTTTTGCAGAAGTCGAAGTACTTCCTGTCGTTGAGCAGACGGACCACATCGATATTCCCGACTCCGAGATCCGCGTTGACGTTTATCGTTCTTCTGGGCCCGGCGGTCAGTCAGTCAACACCACGGACTCTGCGGTGCGCTTGACTCATATCCCCACGGGCATCGTGGTGACCTGTCAGAATGAAAAATCCCAGATCCAAAACAAAGCTTCCGCGCTACGGGTGCTTCAGGCGAAGCTGCTTGAGCGTAAGCGTCAGGAGGAGCGCGCAGAGCTGGACGCCCTTGGCGCTGGAGGCAACGCATCGTGGGGCAACCAGATGCGTTCCTACGTGTTGCACCCCTACCAGATGGTTAAAGACCTTCGGACGAACTACGAGGTAGGGGATCCCTCCAAGGTGCTCGACGGTGATATCGATGGCTTCCTGGAGGCCGGTATCCGCTGGCGAATGGCAGAGGCAGACTAG
- the ftsE gene encoding cell division ATP-binding protein FtsE — MITFDQVTKLYKTSTRPALDNISLTIDKGDFVFLIGPSGSGKSTFLELMLREQNVTSGDIHLGDFHVNKLRGSQINKLRQRVGYVFQDFRLLPKKNVYDNVAFALEVIGKNNQTIEKLVPETLEMVGLESKAHRMPGELSGGEQQRVAIARATVNKPLVLLADEPTGNLDPDTSSEIMVLLNRINKAGTTVVMSTHNAAAVDAMRRRVIELNLGTLVRDDAHGVYGLDR, encoded by the coding sequence GTGATCACCTTCGACCAGGTAACTAAGCTGTACAAAACATCCACGCGCCCTGCGCTGGACAATATCAGCCTGACTATCGACAAGGGAGACTTCGTCTTCCTCATCGGCCCGTCAGGTAGTGGAAAGTCCACGTTCCTCGAGCTCATGCTGCGTGAACAAAACGTCACCAGCGGCGATATTCACCTCGGGGACTTCCACGTCAACAAGCTGCGCGGCTCCCAAATTAACAAGCTGCGCCAGCGCGTTGGATACGTCTTCCAGGACTTCCGATTGCTGCCGAAGAAGAACGTGTACGACAACGTGGCCTTCGCGCTAGAAGTGATCGGCAAGAACAATCAGACCATCGAGAAGCTGGTCCCCGAAACCCTCGAAATGGTTGGCCTGGAATCAAAAGCTCACCGCATGCCCGGCGAACTCTCTGGTGGTGAGCAGCAACGTGTGGCCATCGCGCGAGCAACGGTGAACAAGCCTCTTGTGCTGCTTGCCGATGAGCCCACGGGCAACCTGGATCCAGATACGTCCAGCGAAATCATGGTGTTGCTCAACCGAATCAACAAGGCTGGAACCACTGTGGTTATGTCGACTCACAATGCCGCTGCGGTGGACGCGATGCGACGTCGTGTGATCGAGCTCAACCTTGGAACACTCGTCCGCGATGACGCCCACGGCGTCTATGGACTCGACCGATAG
- the ftsX gene encoding permease-like cell division protein FtsX: MRLGYILREALHGLGRNLTMTIALVITTAISLALLATGFLVTGMTERTKEIYLDRVEVMIQLDDKTSAEDPNCKSKECTEVRKLLEDAEGKGVESVTFRNREQSYERFVDVFQNTDPQLVEATSKDAFPAAFHVRMKDPLDTSSLDPVRKLPQVSDVIDQVDDLRGATDNLDAVRNATFILAGIQAIAAIFLIANMVQIAAFSRREEMSIMRLVGASRWFTQAPFVVEAVIAALVGAVCSVGGLFAGKALLLDKALKGLYDSQLIAPVTTNDLWVVSPIVAIVGVFFAAITAQITLRFYVRK, encoded by the coding sequence ATGCGACTCGGATATATTCTGCGCGAGGCCCTTCACGGTCTCGGACGAAACCTGACGATGACGATCGCGCTCGTCATCACGACTGCCATTTCTCTCGCTCTGCTCGCCACCGGTTTTCTGGTCACCGGCATGACCGAGCGGACGAAGGAAATCTATTTGGATCGCGTCGAGGTGATGATCCAGCTCGACGACAAGACCTCTGCCGAGGACCCCAACTGTAAGTCCAAGGAGTGCACGGAAGTACGCAAACTTCTCGAAGACGCTGAGGGTAAGGGGGTGGAATCGGTGACGTTCCGCAACCGCGAACAGTCCTACGAGCGCTTCGTTGACGTCTTCCAGAACACTGACCCTCAGTTGGTCGAGGCAACGTCGAAGGACGCTTTTCCCGCCGCTTTCCATGTCCGCATGAAGGATCCGTTGGACACCAGTTCTCTTGATCCTGTGCGTAAGCTGCCGCAGGTGTCTGATGTGATTGATCAGGTCGACGATTTGCGTGGCGCTACCGACAACCTTGACGCCGTCCGTAATGCGACGTTCATCCTCGCCGGTATTCAGGCGATTGCGGCGATTTTCCTGATTGCGAACATGGTCCAGATCGCGGCGTTCTCACGCAGGGAAGAAATGTCGATCATGCGTCTGGTGGGTGCTTCCCGCTGGTTCACCCAGGCACCCTTCGTGGTGGAGGCAGTCATCGCGGCGTTGGTTGGTGCGGTGTGCTCTGTGGGCGGTTTGTTCGCCGGCAAGGCCCTGCTGCTTGATAAGGCCCTCAAGGGTTTGTACGACAGTCAGTTGATTGCGCCGGTTACTACGAATGACCTGTGGGTTGTGTCGCCGATTGTCGCGATTGTTGGCGTATTCTTCGCGGCGATTACTGCGCAGATCACCCTGCGGTTCTACGTGCGCAAGTAA
- the smpB gene encoding SsrA-binding protein SmpB — protein MAKKKKPTQNPVVATNRKARHNYNILDTYECGIVLVGTEIKALREGKVSLVDTFATIDDGEVWLRNLYINEYSHGSWTNHKPRRVRKLLLHRKEIDTLMGKVRDGNKTLVPLKLYFVDGRLKVELGLAAGKQDYDKRQDLKRRAEERDITRELGRRVKGIKG, from the coding sequence ATGGCAAAGAAGAAGAAACCCACCCAGAATCCGGTCGTGGCGACTAACCGTAAGGCGCGTCACAACTACAACATCCTGGACACTTATGAGTGCGGGATTGTTTTGGTGGGTACGGAAATCAAGGCGCTTCGCGAAGGCAAGGTCAGCCTGGTGGACACGTTTGCCACGATCGATGATGGGGAAGTGTGGCTGCGCAACCTCTACATCAATGAGTATTCGCATGGTTCGTGGACTAACCATAAGCCGCGTCGTGTGCGTAAGTTGTTGTTGCATCGTAAAGAGATTGACACTCTGATGGGTAAGGTCCGCGACGGGAACAAGACTTTGGTTCCGTTGAAGTTGTACTTTGTGGACGGTCGCCTGAAGGTGGAGCTGGGTTTGGCTGCTGGTAAGCAGGATTATGACAAGCGTCAGGATTTGAAGCGTAGGGCTGAGGAACGCGACATTACCCGCGAGCTTGGCCGCCGCGTCAAGGGCATCAAGGGTTAG